In Desmonostoc muscorum LEGE 12446, the genomic window TCCAGGTAAAATCGGCGAAGTGTCATCACCATCTGAAGGGTACTTCTGAGTAACAGCGTACTCGTCATTATCAGAAGGATACTTCTTGGTTACTCCATCTTCTTGATCAGATGGAAACTTCAAGGTTTGGACAAGTTCATCATTCTTCTTGCTTGTGCATCCACCACCGCTAAAGCCTTCTGATTCTTCATCAGAAAGGTCTTCAAAGCTTTGCCCTTCCAAGAATCGGGCAAAGAATGGTACTGCTTGTGAATTCAAATCTTCTGGTTTGTTTTCAGACACAATCTTCCTCCATATTAAAAATGAATCTAAATTT contains:
- a CDS encoding microviridin/marinostatin family tricyclic proteinase inhibitor is translated as MSENKPEDLNSQAVPFFARFLEGQSFEDLSDEESEGFSGGGCTSKKNDELVQTLKFPSDQEDGVTKKYPSDNDEYAVTQKYPSDGDDTSPILPG